One Brassica oleracea var. oleracea cultivar TO1000 chromosome C7, BOL, whole genome shotgun sequence genomic window carries:
- the LOC106306194 gene encoding VIN3-like protein 1, giving the protein MDTKSKISQSRKNHNKSSKKHDANKKHQQQEDDVGITNSWICKNASCRANVPKDDSFCKRCSCCVCHSFDENKDPSLWLVCESEKPNDVEFCGLSCHVECAFREDKVGVTSIGNLMKLDGCFCCYSCGKVSEILGCWKKQLVAAKDARRRDVLCYRIEMSYRLLDGTCRFSELHEVVKAAKSMLEDEVGPLDGPSARTDRGIVSRLPVASDVQELCTSAIKMAEDWSANIARDSIPAACRFHFEDVASTRVTLRLIELPSAEECGVTGYRLWCFKKGETPEDDQFLDLSRAERRILLADLDPCKEYMFRVVSYTEAGCLGHSNARCVTKSVEILRDNSVEGRTKRRINVLGNDQASDREEKSSISSGFQIGQLGKYVELAEAQEDGLLDAFYDVDTDKSSEPEEEVPPRRPLGFDLNVVSVPDLNEEFTQPDSSGGEDNGVPLDSLAEADVGNGNGNYNDDDDTVSNGTQKNNNCLVRSDGSGDDPEFDFLMTRKRKADSISHGSENNECDSSPIDDTIEKCMKVVRWLECEGHIEKTFRIRFLTWFGLNSTAQEQSVVSTFVQTLEDDPSSLAEQLLHVFSDVVSNKRPNNGS; this is encoded by the exons ATGGATACAAAATCGAAGATCTCGCAGTCCCGCAAGAACCACAACAAGTCAAGCAAGAAGCACGACGCCAACAAGAAACATCAACAACAAGAGGACGATGTCGGAATCACGAACTCGTGGATCTGCAAGAACGCGTCTTGCAGAGCCAACGTGCCGAAAGACGATTCCTTTTGCAAGAGATGCTCTTGTTGCGTGTGCCATTCTTTCGACGAGAACAAAGATCCAAGCCTCTGGTTGGTTTGCGAGTCCGAGAAACCAAACGACGTCGAGTTCTGTGGCTTGTCGTGCCATGTCGAGTGTGCGTTTCGTGAAGACAAGGTTGGGGTTACTAGTATTGGTAACCTGATGAAGCTTGATGGGTGTTTCTGTTGCTACTCTTGCGGCAAAGTCTCTGAGATTCTTGG ATGTTGGAAGAAGCAGCTTGTGGCGGCAAAGGATGCGCGAAGGAGAGATGTTCTGTGTTACAGGATAGAGATGAGTTACAGGCTTCTCGATGGGACTTGTCGGTTTTCTGAGTTACATGAGGTTGTTAAAGCTGCTAAGTCTATGCTGGAAGATGAAGTCGGTCCTCTTGATGGGCCTTCTGCGAGAACTGACCGTGGCATTGTTAGTCGGCTTCCTGTTGCGAGCGACGTGCAAGAGCTCTGCACTTCTGCTATCAAAATGGCTGAGGATTGGTCAGCCAACATAGCTAGAG ATTCGATTCCTGCTGCGTGCAGGTTTCATTTTGAAGATGTTGCGTCTACACGCGTGACTCTTCGTCTGATTGAGCTCCCTAGTGCTGAAGAATGTGGAGTAACGGGTTATAGGTTATGGTGTTTCAAGAAAGGAGAGACGCCTGAGGATGACCAGTTTCTTGATTTGAGTAGAGCAGAGAGGAGGATATTATTAGCTGACCTTGACCCGTGCAAGGAGTACATGTTCCGTGTTGTATCTTACACAGAAGCTGGTTGTTTAGGTCATTCTAACGCTAGATGTGTTACAAAGAGCGTTGAGATATTGCGTGATAACTCTGTGGAGGGTAGGACGAAGAGGAGGATTAACGTATTAGGAAATGATCAGGCTTCAGATCGAGAGGAGAAAAGCAGCATTTCCTCGGGATTTCAAATCGGGCAACTTGGGAAGTATGTGGAATTGGCTGAAGCTCAGGAGGATGGCCTGCTTGACGCGTTTTACGATGTAGATACTGATAAAAGCAGTGAGCCAGAGGAAGAAGTGCCACCTCGACGACCACTTGGGTTTGACCTTAATGTAGTTTCAGTACCAGACTTGAATGAGGAGTTCACTCAACCTGATTCTTCTGGTGGTGAAGACAATGGAGTGCCATTAGATTCACTAGCTGAGGCTGATGTTGGTAACGGTAATGGTAATTATAATGATGATGATGATACTGTGTCTAACGGTACACAGAAGAACAACAATTGCTTGGTGAGATCAGATGGAAGCGGTGATGATCCCGAGTTTGATTTCCTCATGACCAGGAAGAGGAAAGCAGATTCAATCAGTCACGGATCAGAGAACAACGAGTGTGACAGTTCACCGATTGATGACACTATTGAGAAATGCATGAAGGTGGTTAGGTGGCTGGAGTGCGAAGGCCACATCGAGAAAACATTTAGGATCAGGTTCTTGACATGGTTCGGCTTGAACTCGACTGCTCAAGAGCAATCTGTTGTGAGCACGTTTGTGCAGACTCTAGAAGATGATCCAAGCAGCCTTGCTGAGCAGCTTCTTCATGTATTCTCTGATGTTGTCTCCAACAAAAGGCCAAACAATGGATCTTGA
- the LOC106302614 gene encoding VIN3-like protein 1, with protein MDTKRKISHSRKKQQQEADGDITNSWICKNPSCRANVPLDDSYCKWCSCCVCHAFDKTNDPTLWLVCESEKPNDVEFCGLSCHVECAFRKDIVWVNATGNLMKLDGYFCCYSCGKVSDILGCWKKQLVAAKDARRIDVLCYRIELSYRLLDGTSRFSELHEIVKDAKSKLEVEVGPIDGPSARNNLGIVSRLPVAMQVQELSSFAIRRAEYWSTSVARGLVPAACRFDFIDVAPRQVILRLIEHSSAEERGVKGYRLWCDKKGETPEDDQFDTDLSRGEAQRMRILFSDLEPCKEYIFRVVSYTRAGVLGHSIAGCFTKSVEIFQRSGGN; from the exons ATGGATACGAAAAGGAAGATCTCGCATTCCCGCAAGAAGCAGCAACAAGAAGCCGACGGTGATATTACTAACTCATGGATCTGTAAGAACCCGTCTTGTAGAGCTAACGTGCCTTTAGATGATTCTTATTGCAAGTGGTGTTCTTGTTGCGTGTGCCATGCTTTCGATAAGACCAACGACCCAACCCTTTGGTTGGTTTGTGAGTCCGAGAAACCAAACGACGTCGAGTTCTGTGGCCTGTCGTGCCATGTCGAGTGTGCGTTTCGAAAAGACATTGTCTGGGTTAATGCTACTGGGAACCTGATGAAGCTTGATGGATATTTCTGTTGCTACTCTTGCGGCAAAGTTTCTGACATTCTTGG ATGTTGGAAGAAGCAGCTTGTGGCAGCAAAGGATGCACGAAGGATAGATGTTCTATGTTACAGGATAGAGTTGAGTTACAGGCTTCTCGATGGGACTAGTCGTTTTTCTGAGCTACATGAGATTGTTAAAGATGCTAAGTCTAAGCTGGAAGTTGAAGTTGGTCCTATTGACGGGCCTTCTGCCAGAAATAACCTGGGCATTGTTAGTCGGCTTCCTGTAGCAATGCAGGTGCAAGAGCTCAGCAGTTTTGCTATCAGAAGGGCAGAGTATTGGTCAACCAGTGTAGCCAGAG GTTTGGTTCCTGCTGCATGCAGGTTTGATTTTATAGATGTTGCGCCTAGACAAGTGATCCTTCGTTTGATTGAGCATTCTAGTGCTGAAGAACGTGGTGTGAAGGGTTATAGGTTATGGTGTGACAAGAAAGGAGAGACGCCTGAGGACGATCAGTTTGACACTGATTTGAGTAGAGGAGAAGCACAGAGGATGAGGATATTGTTTTCTGACCTTGAGCCTTGCAAGGAGTACATATTCCGTGTTGTATCTTACACAAGAGCTGGGGTTTTAGGTCATTCTATCGCTGGATGCTTTACCAAGAGCGTTGAGATTTTCCAGCGGAGCGGTGGTAACTAA